Proteins found in one Haloferax litoreum genomic segment:
- a CDS encoding winged helix-turn-helix domain-containing protein has translation MSTTTAEPDTDDLLSEAEFRERLRELPPSAKLVAKVLESDAPLSQGQLAEESLLPDRTVRYALNRLEESDLVGSRYSFKDARKQVYFLNT, from the coding sequence ATGAGCACCACTACTGCAGAGCCTGATACTGACGACTTACTCTCGGAGGCCGAGTTCCGAGAGAGACTCCGCGAACTGCCACCGAGCGCGAAGCTCGTCGCCAAAGTTCTCGAGAGCGATGCACCGCTCTCGCAGGGCCAACTCGCGGAGGAGTCGCTGCTTCCCGACCGGACTGTCCGCTACGCACTCAACCGTCTCGAAGAGTCGGACCTCGTCGGTTCGCGCTACTCCTTCAAGGACGCGCGCAAACAGGTCTACTTCCTCAACACGTAG
- a CDS encoding TRAM domain-containing protein, with the protein MEISDKLLCLFNADVRTEDDRYIVEIPRREVETGAIDPGETYRVALISREAHEAVETEPSGGPAPSAEPQPPVETGELRYVEIEDIGKQGDGIARVERGYVIIVPGTDVGERVKVEITEVKSNFAVGEVVEDDF; encoded by the coding sequence GTGGAAATCTCAGATAAACTCCTGTGTCTGTTCAATGCTGACGTTCGCACCGAGGACGACCGATATATCGTCGAAATTCCTCGCCGCGAAGTCGAGACCGGGGCCATCGACCCCGGCGAGACGTATCGCGTCGCTCTCATCTCTCGCGAGGCACACGAAGCCGTCGAAACCGAACCGAGCGGCGGTCCCGCCCCGTCCGCCGAACCACAACCCCCGGTCGAGACCGGTGAACTTCGCTACGTGGAAATCGAAGACATCGGCAAGCAAGGTGACGGTATCGCTCGCGTCGAACGCGGGTACGTCATCATCGTTCCCGGAACTGACGTCGGTGAGCGCGTGAAGGTCGAAATCACCGAGGTCAAGTCCAACTTCGCAGTCGGCGAAGTCGTCGAAGACGACTTCTAA
- a CDS encoding MFS transporter: MRRSRSLIWRYYAYRITGATGFYLPVSIVYLQHQGFDLAFIGVTQAAFLFGMVVAEIPSGYLGDRIGRRASLAVGNTLRASAMVGLVVASSPIAYLVVKVVWAFGWAFRSGTQNAWLYELLKRHFDESEYARIEGRGSTGLLVTSAVTAIAGGVLYGVDPSLPFVVNAGLAAAGIPILYTLPAVGGDAEESVFTVREAIRMLRVQAKRPAVRWMVAYAALFNGLFGMTRTFEQPALDTLGVSVAGLGVLYAGFKIVSAGAASTVGVLEERLGVRGTFALLVPVFAVAYASVALTPLFLVPMLFLYRSTRVVIAPLRNQYLNDRLGDVGRATALSGASMVLSTSSGLANVVGGEVANVRGPIQFLPWAGLSVAGVAGLLWLATSPVRPIGESTAQGTHSGASNSD; the protein is encoded by the coding sequence ATGAGGCGTTCACGGTCTCTCATTTGGCGGTACTACGCCTACCGCATCACTGGTGCGACAGGGTTCTATCTCCCCGTGAGTATCGTCTACCTCCAGCATCAGGGGTTCGACCTGGCGTTCATCGGCGTCACACAGGCCGCGTTCCTCTTCGGGATGGTCGTCGCGGAGATTCCGTCTGGGTATCTCGGGGACAGAATCGGCCGGCGTGCGAGCCTCGCGGTCGGAAACACGCTCCGTGCCTCCGCGATGGTCGGTCTCGTCGTCGCGTCCTCACCCATCGCCTACCTCGTGGTGAAAGTCGTCTGGGCGTTCGGGTGGGCCTTCCGCTCTGGGACACAGAACGCGTGGCTCTACGAACTCCTCAAACGGCACTTCGACGAGTCCGAATACGCTCGCATCGAGGGTCGTGGCAGCACGGGTCTCCTCGTCACCTCGGCAGTGACGGCCATCGCCGGTGGCGTCCTCTACGGTGTCGACCCGTCACTTCCGTTCGTCGTCAACGCTGGCCTCGCCGCGGCCGGCATTCCGATACTCTACACACTTCCGGCAGTCGGTGGAGACGCCGAGGAGTCGGTGTTCACGGTCCGGGAAGCGATACGGATGCTCCGCGTGCAGGCGAAGCGTCCGGCAGTTCGATGGATGGTCGCGTACGCCGCACTGTTCAACGGTCTCTTCGGGATGACGCGGACGTTCGAGCAACCGGCGCTCGATACGCTCGGCGTCTCAGTCGCCGGCTTAGGGGTGCTGTACGCCGGGTTCAAAATCGTCTCCGCGGGTGCCGCATCGACGGTCGGAGTGCTCGAAGAACGACTCGGCGTTCGCGGGACGTTCGCGCTCCTCGTTCCCGTCTTCGCTGTCGCGTACGCGAGCGTCGCGCTCACCCCACTATTTCTGGTGCCGATGCTCTTTCTCTACCGGAGCACCCGCGTCGTCATCGCGCCACTTCGCAACCAGTACCTCAACGACCGACTCGGCGACGTCGGGCGAGCAACCGCCCTCTCGGGCGCGTCGATGGTCCTCTCCACGTCGAGTGGTCTCGCCAACGTCGTCGGCGGGGAGGTTGCGAACGTCCGTGGCCCCATTCAGTTTCTCCCGTGGGCAGGGCTCTCCGTCGCCGGCGTCGCTGGACTCCTCTGGCTTGCAACGTCACCGGTTCGACCGATAGGGGAGTCGACGGCCCAGGGCACGCACAGTGGTGCGTCTAACTCGGACTAA
- a CDS encoding YkgJ family cysteine cluster protein: MDLEAELAQARDLDVSELADAIESIGFECTRCGACCKGYDTDDGREPHTATFFPDEVRTVQETTGYDWRDVARPMPYGLTEGDDGPEGETFEWALQTAACGDCRFYEEDETGLGACQVHDDRPLICETYPFSVAVAGTSQPMGDAVDEEGVVRAHECEGLGRDISRADAEELARALKERAVREIHEAIAVSDVYEPVETGPGEVVVHDSEGAKRPDGTEAP; encoded by the coding sequence ATGGACCTCGAAGCCGAACTCGCACAGGCCCGCGACCTCGACGTGTCGGAACTGGCCGACGCCATCGAGTCGATTGGCTTCGAGTGCACACGCTGTGGCGCGTGCTGCAAGGGGTACGACACCGACGATGGCCGAGAACCGCACACGGCGACTTTCTTCCCGGACGAAGTGCGCACGGTTCAGGAGACAACAGGCTACGACTGGAGAGACGTCGCCAGACCGATGCCCTACGGACTCACCGAAGGCGACGACGGTCCCGAAGGAGAGACGTTCGAGTGGGCACTCCAGACGGCTGCCTGCGGCGATTGTCGATTCTACGAAGAAGACGAGACGGGACTGGGTGCCTGTCAGGTCCACGACGACCGACCACTCATCTGTGAGACGTACCCCTTCAGCGTCGCCGTCGCGGGCACGAGTCAGCCGATGGGCGACGCCGTCGACGAAGAAGGCGTCGTCCGCGCACACGAGTGTGAAGGCCTCGGCAGGGACATCTCACGAGCGGATGCAGAGGAATTAGCGCGGGCACTCAAGGAACGTGCCGTCCGCGAGATACACGAGGCAATCGCCGTCTCCGACGTCTACGAACCGGTCGAAACCGGGCCGGGTGAAGTCGTCGTCCACGACTCCGAGGGCGCGAAACGACCAGACGGGACAGAGGCTCCATAG
- a CDS encoding radical SAM protein yields the protein MTDPADLTVTIVDGYVDEPAHFGVPPYISTYPRFTAGALVDAGVPESNVVYHTIDELRDDRQKWRDVADADLMIYIGGMTVPGKYVGGTPAEPDEVRELAWVAEGTTLMGGPIRFGVGDENAGGQDMQRKDLDYDFVAKGDIEAAAYDLVDSALEGFGNRMRDNEELDRWAAKGAFVVEQHPNHPDHLICEMETSRGCAYRCSFCTEPLYGNPSFRTADSVVKEVGNLYERGARHFRLGRQADILAFGGDGEAPNPDALRRLYGGIREVAPDLGTLHLDNVNPITIVEWPEKSREALRIIAEHNTAGDTAAFGLESADPVVQEENNLNVSADECFEAVKIVNEVAGWRPGDDPADAPTHGPEASNRLPKLLPGINLLHGLKGESKETFEHNKRFLQRVYDEGLMVRRINIRQVMAFDGTDMSDTGASIAQNHKQLFKKYKQEVREEIDRPMLRRVAPPGTVLPDVHLEYHQDGRTFGRQLGTYPLLVGIPGERELGQTTDIVVTDHGYRSVTGVPYPLDINEASMDELTAIPGIGKSTAGDIVVNRPYDDPGSVGIDANLLKYVQ from the coding sequence ATGACCGACCCCGCCGACCTCACCGTGACTATCGTCGACGGATACGTCGACGAACCGGCGCACTTCGGCGTGCCGCCGTACATCTCGACGTATCCGCGATTCACCGCAGGTGCGCTGGTCGACGCGGGCGTCCCCGAGTCCAACGTCGTCTACCACACCATCGACGAACTCCGCGACGACCGACAGAAGTGGCGCGACGTCGCCGACGCGGACCTGATGATTTACATCGGCGGCATGACCGTCCCCGGAAAGTACGTGGGCGGGACGCCCGCCGAACCCGACGAAGTCCGCGAACTCGCGTGGGTCGCCGAAGGGACGACGCTCATGGGCGGCCCCATCCGCTTCGGCGTCGGCGACGAGAACGCCGGCGGACAGGACATGCAGCGCAAGGACCTCGACTACGACTTCGTCGCCAAAGGCGACATCGAGGCGGCCGCCTACGACCTCGTCGACAGCGCACTCGAAGGGTTCGGCAACCGGATGCGCGACAACGAGGAACTCGACCGCTGGGCCGCGAAGGGCGCGTTCGTCGTCGAACAGCACCCGAACCATCCGGACCACCTCATCTGCGAGATGGAGACCTCTCGCGGGTGCGCGTATCGGTGTTCGTTCTGTACCGAACCGCTATACGGTAACCCGTCGTTCCGCACCGCCGACTCCGTCGTGAAGGAAGTCGGGAACCTGTACGAACGTGGTGCGCGACACTTCCGTCTCGGTCGGCAGGCCGACATTCTCGCGTTCGGTGGCGACGGCGAAGCGCCGAACCCGGACGCACTCCGTCGCCTCTACGGTGGCATCCGCGAGGTTGCGCCGGACCTCGGAACACTCCACCTCGACAACGTCAATCCCATCACCATCGTCGAGTGGCCCGAGAAGTCCCGCGAAGCACTCCGCATCATCGCGGAGCACAACACGGCGGGCGACACCGCGGCGTTCGGCCTCGAATCGGCGGACCCAGTAGTCCAAGAAGAGAACAACCTCAACGTCTCGGCCGACGAGTGTTTCGAGGCGGTCAAAATCGTCAACGAGGTTGCCGGGTGGCGTCCCGGTGACGACCCGGCGGACGCGCCCACTCACGGCCCCGAGGCGTCGAACCGCCTCCCGAAACTGCTCCCCGGAATCAACCTCCTCCACGGCCTGAAAGGGGAATCCAAGGAGACGTTCGAACACAACAAGCGCTTCCTCCAGCGTGTCTACGACGAGGGCCTGATGGTCCGCCGTATCAACATCCGACAGGTGATGGCCTTCGACGGCACCGACATGTCGGACACCGGCGCGTCCATCGCACAGAACCACAAGCAGTTGTTCAAGAAGTACAAACAGGAGGTTCGCGAGGAGATCGACCGCCCGATGCTCCGTCGCGTCGCCCCGCCGGGAACGGTCCTGCCCGACGTCCACTTGGAGTACCACCAGGATGGCCGCACCTTCGGCCGACAACTCGGAACCTACCCGCTCCTCGTCGGAATTCCGGGCGAACGTGAACTGGGCCAGACCACGGACATCGTCGTCACCGACCACGGCTATCGCTCTGTCACCGGTGTCCCGTACCCGCTCGACATCAACGAGGCGTCGATGGACGAACTGACAGCGATTCCGGGAATCGGAAAGTCGACTGCTGGCGATATCGTGGTGAATCGCCCGTACGACGACCCGGGCAGCGTCGGTATCGACGCGAATCTGTTGAAGTACGTCCAGTAG
- a CDS encoding MBL fold metallo-hydrolase, protein MHVTRVSVPVSTRAPSGATNAYLVADESECLLVDPAAQTAELDSLVEQHDVTHVAVTHTHPDHVGAVAAYARETGATVWCRRGREVDFSNATGIEPDRTFTEGATIPVGTGVRVLDTPGHARDHVTFVAGDDYLSGDLAVAEGSVVVGAPEGDLRAYLVALRRLHAHDPARLLPGHGPEIDDARATLERLVAHRNAREEKVLDAIRAGNTTPDSVTDAAYDKDISAVRDLARATVVAHIEKLAAGGRVRWDPVSQRVEPV, encoded by the coding sequence ATGCACGTCACGCGCGTCTCGGTTCCCGTCTCGACTCGCGCTCCGAGCGGTGCGACGAACGCGTACCTCGTCGCAGACGAATCGGAATGTCTCCTCGTAGACCCCGCGGCCCAGACCGCCGAACTCGACTCACTGGTCGAACAACACGACGTTACCCACGTCGCCGTCACCCACACCCATCCCGACCACGTCGGTGCTGTCGCCGCGTACGCCCGCGAAACCGGGGCAACAGTCTGGTGTCGTCGCGGCCGTGAGGTGGACTTTTCGAACGCCACAGGCATCGAACCGGACCGGACGTTCACCGAAGGAGCGACAATCCCCGTCGGAACTGGTGTCCGGGTTCTCGACACACCGGGGCACGCCCGCGACCACGTGACGTTCGTCGCCGGCGACGACTACCTGTCCGGTGACCTCGCAGTCGCCGAGGGGAGTGTCGTCGTCGGGGCGCCCGAAGGCGACCTGCGCGCGTACCTCGTCGCGCTCAGACGACTCCACGCGCACGACCCTGCGCGACTCCTCCCCGGACACGGACCCGAAATCGACGACGCGCGGGCGACGCTCGAACGCCTCGTGGCCCACCGCAACGCCCGCGAAGAGAAGGTGCTCGACGCCATCCGCGCCGGGAACACGACGCCCGACAGCGTGACCGACGCCGCGTACGACAAGGACATCTCTGCCGTCCGTGACCTCGCTCGGGCGACAGTCGTCGCCCACATCGAGAAACTCGCCGCCGGTGGCCGCGTCCGCTGGGACCCAGTTTCCCAGCGGGTCGAACCGGTCTGA
- a CDS encoding DUF7559 family protein, translating into MPATLEIKCTNEDCELDMFELHYTYDMPDDVTVADFDCPYCGEGQFLQEIQL; encoded by the coding sequence ATGCCCGCGACCCTCGAAATCAAGTGCACCAACGAGGACTGCGAACTCGACATGTTCGAGTTGCACTACACCTACGACATGCCCGACGACGTGACGGTTGCGGACTTCGACTGTCCGTACTGTGGTGAGGGACAATTCTTACAGGAGATTCAGCTATGA